A single genomic interval of Natator depressus isolate rNatDep1 chromosome 14, rNatDep2.hap1, whole genome shotgun sequence harbors:
- the LOC141998507 gene encoding olfactory receptor 6N1-like isoform X2 has protein sequence MADCRNQTAITEFFLLGFGDLPDLQILLFLMFLVIYMATVVGNTLIVVLVVADQHLHSPMYFFLGNLSCVETCYTSAIVPRMLASLLTGDKSISVSGCIIQLYFFGSLAATECYLLAAMSYDRYLAICKPLHYSTLMNIRFSFQLAAGSWLNGFLPITIFVLFLSQLIFCGPNEIDHLYCDPLPLIELSCSDTHQVILADFILACVFTLPPFLLTLTSYMCIIATILRIPSTTGRQKAFSTCSSHLIVVTIFYGTLMIVYILPKRDTLRDLNKVLSLCYTVLTPLVNPLIYSLRNREVKEALRKAFSK, from the exons ATGGCAGACTGCAGAAACCAAACAGCCATCACTGAATTCTTCCTCCTGGGATTCGGGGATCTCCCTGACCTGCAAATTCTTCTCTTCCTGATGTTCCTAGTGATCTACATGGCAACCGTGGTTGGGAACACCCTCATTGTGGTACTCGTTGTGGCTGACCAGCATCTTCACagccccatgtacttcttcctggggaatTTGTCCTGCGTAGAGACCTGCTACACCTCAGCCATTGTGCCCCGGatgctggccagtctcctgactggggacaAAAGCATCTCAGTCAGTGGCTGCATCATACAACTGTATTTCTTTGGTTCTCTGGCGGCTACAGAATGCTATCTCCTAGCAGCGATGTCTTATGATCGGTATTTAGCGATATGTAAACCCCTGCACTATTCAACTCTTATGAATATCAGGTTTTCCTTCCAGTTGGCTGCTGGCTCCTGGTTAAATGGTTTTTTGCCTATTACCATCTTTGTCTTATTCCTATCACAGTTAATATTCTGTGGCCCAAATGAAATTGACCATTTGTATTGTGATCCCCTCCCACTGATAGAGCTCTCCTGCAGTGACACCCACCAGGTCATATTGGCAGATTTCATACTAGCCTGTGTATTCACCCTGCCTCCATTCCTACTAACCCTGACATCCTACATGTGCATCATCGCCACCATCCTGAGAATCCCTTCCACCACCGGgaggcaaaaggccttttccacctgctcctctcacctcattGTGGTGACAATTTTCTATGGAACCCTAATGATTGTCTACATCCTACCGAAACGTGATACACTGAGAGACCTAAACAAAGTACTCTCTCTTTGCTACACGGTCCTGACTCCCCTGGtaaaccccctcatctacagcctgagaaacagagAGGTCAAGGAAGCTTTGAGGAAAGCATTCAGTAAAT ag
- the LOC141998507 gene encoding olfactory receptor 6N1-like isoform X1, giving the protein MESSVRGNQTAITEFFLLGFGDLPDLQILLFLMFLVIYMATVVGNTLIVVLVVADQHLHSPMYFFLGNLSCVETCYTSAIVPRMLASLLTGDKSISVSGCIIQLYFFGSLAATECYLLAAMSYDRYLAICKPLHYSTLMNIRFSFQLAAGSWLNGFLPITIFVLFLSQLIFCGPNEIDHLYCDPLPLIELSCSDTHQVILADFILACVFTLPPFLLTLTSYMCIIATILRIPSTTGRQKAFSTCSSHLIVVTIFYGTLMIVYILPKRDTLRDLNKVLSLCYTVLTPLVNPLIYSLRNREVKEALRKAFSKCGFRKKRAETLR; this is encoded by the coding sequence AAACCAAACAGCCATCACTGAATTCTTCCTCCTGGGATTCGGGGATCTCCCTGACCTGCAAATTCTTCTCTTCCTGATGTTCCTAGTGATCTACATGGCAACCGTGGTTGGGAACACCCTCATTGTGGTACTCGTTGTGGCTGACCAGCATCTTCACagccccatgtacttcttcctggggaatTTGTCCTGCGTAGAGACCTGCTACACCTCAGCCATTGTGCCCCGGatgctggccagtctcctgactggggacaAAAGCATCTCAGTCAGTGGCTGCATCATACAACTGTATTTCTTTGGTTCTCTGGCGGCTACAGAATGCTATCTCCTAGCAGCGATGTCTTATGATCGGTATTTAGCGATATGTAAACCCCTGCACTATTCAACTCTTATGAATATCAGGTTTTCCTTCCAGTTGGCTGCTGGCTCCTGGTTAAATGGTTTTTTGCCTATTACCATCTTTGTCTTATTCCTATCACAGTTAATATTCTGTGGCCCAAATGAAATTGACCATTTGTATTGTGATCCCCTCCCACTGATAGAGCTCTCCTGCAGTGACACCCACCAGGTCATATTGGCAGATTTCATACTAGCCTGTGTATTCACCCTGCCTCCATTCCTACTAACCCTGACATCCTACATGTGCATCATCGCCACCATCCTGAGAATCCCTTCCACCACCGGgaggcaaaaggccttttccacctgctcctctcacctcattGTGGTGACAATTTTCTATGGAACCCTAATGATTGTCTACATCCTACCGAAACGTGATACACTGAGAGACCTAAACAAAGTACTCTCTCTTTGCTACACGGTCCTGACTCCCCTGGtaaaccccctcatctacagcctgagaaacagagAGGTCAAGGAAGCTTTGAGGAAAGCATTCAGTAAATGTGGCTTTCGCAAAAAACGTGCAGAGACTCTGAGATAA